GGTAGAGTTATGGCAGTACCCCGTCATCTACGCTATGGTGCTGGCGATTCTGGGAATGATCACGGCTTACCAGATTTATCGAGTCCGCGTGTTGAGTCGCTATTACGAGTTGCGGCGTCCTTGACGACCGCTTGTGAGAAGCGTCAGGCTGCTTTCGGCGTTCTTTCAGCTGCTTCCCGTGTGATCAGGCGATGCAGGGCCTGCCAGACGCGGCTGACTTCCAGCTCTTCCATGCAGCACAGATTCTGTGGTCCGCGTTTGGGGCAGCGTTTGTTATAGCTGCCGCCACAGCTGACATTTGTGGAGACAAGTTCGTGCTTGTCTCCCGGCGGTCCAGAGCGAAGTGCACTGGTGCAGGTAAAGATGCCGGTGACAGGGGTTCCGAGACCAGCGGCCAGGTGCATGGGACCGGAATCATTGGTGAGGACAAAGTCGGATTGCTGTAACACCGCGGCAAGTTGTTTGAGTGTTGTTTCCCCTGCCAGATTGATGACCCTGCCGGTAGGGACGAACTTTTGCAGCAGTTTTTCGATATGGCCGGTCAGTTCTCTCTCCGCAGAGGTTCCCACCAGGACAACCTGGCAACGGAAGCGACGGATGGCTTTGGCACCGACCGCAGCGAAGCTTTCCGGAGGCCAGCGTTTGGTGATCCATTGCGCGCCCGCGTGAATCGCGAGAGTCGGCAGAGGATACTCAGGGCAATACAGTTTTTCCTGTGCCCAGTTCTGGTCATCTTCGGAGAGATAGATGTCGGTCGTGCGTTTCAGCTTTCCCTGTCCAAAGGCATCAGCGACGCGCCAGTATTTGAGCCAGGCTGGGACATAGCGTCCCGTATCGGGGATCGTCAGGTTACAGGTGAGGTGCGAACCTTCGCGGGCTGCTTCGATGCCGACCCGCCAGGGAGCGCGGGTGGCGGCAGTCATGATGCCGGTACGGAGCAGGCCCTGCAGATCGATGACCAGATCAAATTTCTGTTTCTTGAGTGACTTGAGAAACTGCCACCACTGTCCTGCTGAACTGCGTCGCTGGAAGGGAATGATTTCATCCAGGCAGGGATGTCCTTCCAGAAGATTGGCAAAGCTGTCCCGGACGACCCAGGAGATGCGGGCATTAGGAAACCGTTCCCTCAGGACCGGCAGGATGGGGAGTGTCTGCACGACGTCACCCAAGGCACTGGGTTTGATAATGCAGATCCGCTGCGCTTCAATCTGATTCAATCGTGCTAACGGGTCGGTTGTGTTCATCGAATTCGGGAATACAGGCATCAGATGTAAGGTGTACTGGTACAGGCGCAGCCCACAGGGGCGGCATCATAGTGTGATTTGCCGAATCGAGGCAAGATCAGCTTGTACCTGGGATGCGTCAGAAAAGCCCGGTTTTCAAAGGGTTACGCGACGACTTCGATCACGTTTTCTGAATTTTTTCTGAGAATCCGCGAAACCTCTGCCTCCCTCTCGCGTTTGATACCGTGTTAACTGAAACCGCTGCAGGAAGCTGATTCCTGTTTCCACAGATTTTGAGAATGAGGAGCTGTCTTGATGAAAATGAATCGGATCGTTACTGCGTGTGCACTGGGTATGGCTGTGTTTTCATGGAGCTCTGCTACGCAGGCTGAAGAGGGGAAAAAAGGACAGCGCCCCAACCGTGAGGAGATCCTCAAAAAATTCGACAAGGACGGCGATGGCAAGCTGAATGAAGAAGAGCGTTCGGCTGCTCGGGCAGCCCGTGGTGAAAAGGGTGGTCAGGGTTTCAATCGCGAAGAGTTCATGAAAAAGTTTGACAAAAACGGTGACGGCAAACTGGATGAAAACGAACGCAAAGCTGCCCGCGAAGCCCGCGAAAAAATGGGTCAGCGTGGCCCGCGCATGAGCCGCGAAGAACTGGTGAAAAAGTTCGACAAAGACGGCGATGGAAAGCTCAGCGAAGCTGAACGCCAGGAAGCCCGCAAGGCAATGGGCGGTCGTCGTCCCGGGTTCGATCGTGAAGCCATGCTCAAGAAATTCGACAAGAATGGCGACGGCAAACTGGATGACGCAGAACGCCAGGCCGCACGGGCAGAAATGATGAAGAACCGTGGCAATCGCGGTAAAGGTGCCGGTGGCAAAGAGAAAGCCAAAGGCAAAGGACCGAAGAAGAATTAATGCTTAATCAGGGGCGGGGCGCAGGTCTCGTTCGTGATGTGAACGAAAACAGCCGACGGGATTTTTATTCCGTCGGCTGTTTTTATTGGTCGTCAGGCACTCAGGTCGACTGCTCTGAGATGATCTGGTTGTCGAAATAGTTGGTGCCCATACCAGCATCAATAACGATTCCCTGCGAATTGATTCCCGAGGAACGGGGACTGATCAGGAAGGCGACGGTATCTGCCACTTCACTGGTTTGGACGGCTGACTTTCTTAATGTGGCTTTTTCAGCAAACAGGTAGCTGTCCACGTAGCCGGGAATTCCTGCGGAGGCGGATGTCTTCAGTAAACCGGGACAGACGGCATTAAAGCGAACCTGCGAGAAGTTCGAGAACGACTTGGCCAGAAAGCAGACCGAGGAATCGAGGGCCGCTTTCACGGGGGCCATGTAGCCGTAATTTTCCGCCGCCATGCGGGTGGTGGAGATCGAAATCGTCACCACACTCCCCTGCTCTGGATCGAGCAACTCTTTGAATGCATTACAGACTGCGATCAGGGAGAAACAGGAAATATCGACTGCCTGCAGAAAAGCGGCGCGGGGTGTTTCATGGAACGGAAGCCAGCCGGCTGAGTAATCTGCAAACGCTATGGAGTGGACCAGACCATGGATGACATCGTATTTCTGGCTGATGTCCGCCTGTAGCTGATCGATTTCCTGTTGATGTTCAACATCACAGATATAGATCGGTGCGTCTTTCAGAAGTTTGGATAGTGATTCTTTGCGGGCTTCCGAGCGAACGATGTAAATCACTTCGGCGCCTGCTTCCTCCAGGACCTTCCCTGTCTGATAGGCAACACTTTTACGGTTGGCAACTCCAAATACGAGAATCCGCTTTCCCGCTAACTTTAAAAAATCCATTCAATCATTTTCCCAGGATCGATTTCTGTAAACAAATTCTGAAAGACCGAGGGTTCACTCTGACAAATTTTGTTTTTTTTCGCAATGTGTAGAAGATTGTCACTCTCAGATAAGTCGTAATTCGACATAATGAACGGGTTAACGGTCCTGTTTCCGATTCTGAATGTTCCCTGAAAGCGAATTCCATGTTCAAGGCACGTGCCTCAATGAAGTCTCTGGCGATGCTGTGTCGTTCCCTGAGTACGATGCTGGAATCCGGCGTGCCGATCACGAAAAGCTTTCAGCTGGCCGGGCGAAAACTGGGGAATCGGCGGATGCAGGAGTCGGTGAAAGAGATCGCCGTCGAGTTGAAAGCCGGGAACGATGTGACTTCGGCGCTGAAGCTCCAGGGAAATTATTATCCGGAACTGATGGTCAACATGGTCAGTGTGGCGGAACAGAGTGGCGGCCTGCCCGAAGTGCTGAAAGCCTTGTCGGAGCATTATGACCAGTTGCTGAACCTGCGGAAGAATTTTGTGCGGTTGATTGCCTGGCCCGTCTTTCAGTTTGTGGCGGCGATCATGGTCATCGCGCTGATGATTCTTGTGCTGGGCTTAATCGCCGATGCGCGAGGTGGTGAGGCGATCGATGTGCTCGGGCTGGGACTGTCTGGTCCCAGCGGCGCCCTGATCTGGCTGACCTGTACGTTCGGTTCGATTTTTGTGCTGTTTGTCGCGTACCAGGTGATGGATCGGCTCTGGGGGGGGAAACGCTTCTTTCATAGCCTGTTTCTGCGCATTCCCGTCGTGGGGAACTGCATGCGTTCGTTTGCGATCGCCCGCTTTTCCTGGGCCTTCGCGCTAACGCAGCAGGCCGGGATGAATATTCTGGACTCAGTGGAAGCCAGTCTCAAAGCGACTGGTAATGGAGCGTTTATTGCAGCGATCCCCCAGGTCAACGCGGCTGTGAATGATGGGGTGGATCTGACCGACGCCCTGGCGGGAACGCAGCTGTTTCCCGAAGATTACATCCAGATGGTGCATGTAGGTGAGACATCCGGGACGGTGCCTGAAACACTGGAGCGGTTGAGTCCCCGTTTTCAGGAAGACGCACAGCGCTCCCTGGCTGCCCTGGCGGCGGTGCTGGGCTGGTTGATCTGGGCGATGGTAGCCGCTTTTATCATCTTTGTTGTGTTCCGCATCGCTTTCTGGTATCTGGGGATTATCAACGATGCGTTGGAGCAGATCTGAGCATTTCCCGCTGGGTTTTTACTGCTGACGAAGCCTGATCTGATCGCGATAAAGTAACATCTAAACAGAAAAACGACCGTGTCTCAATTTCATTTCGAACTGATCCATACCGATTCCCGGACTCAGGCCCGCGCGGGCCGCTGGCATACTCCCCACGGCATTGTCGACACTCCGGCTTTCATGCCCGTGGGTACCCTGGCCTCTGTCAAAGGGTTATTGCCCGAACAGCTCAAACAGGTGGGAACGCAGCAGGTGCTGGCAAATACGTACCATCTGGCACTGCGTCCGGGAGCCGAAATTGTGCAGGAACTGGGCGGGCTACATGAATTCATGAACTGGGATGGTCCGATTCTGACCGACAGTGGTGGATTCCAGGTCTTCAGTCTGGCCCAGCTGACAAAGATGGATGATGAGCAGGTGGTTTTCCGCTCTCACATTGATGGCAGCCTGTTTGAACTCTCGCCCGAAAAAGCGGTGAAGATCCAGGAACAGCTGGGAGCCGACTGCATCATGTGCCTGGATGAGTGCCCGCCGCACGATGTGCCGCCGGAAAAAATGCAGGAAGCCGTCGATCGGACGACCAAGTGGGCCGCCCGCTGCCGGGATGCCCAGAAACGGGATGACCAGGCCCTGTTCGGCATCGTTCAGGGAGGGACTAATCAGAAAATGCGGGAACGCTCGGCTGAGGGGCTCTTGCCACTGGAATTTCCCGGGTATGCGATCGGGGGTCTGAGCGTGGGGGAAAAGCCTGAGGATATGTACTCCACCCTGGATTTCACGACGCCTATGCTGCCTGTAGAAAAGCCCCGCTACCTGATGGGTGTGGGCCGTCCGTCCGACCTGATCGAGGCCATTATGCGGGGCGTGGACCTGTTTGACTGTGTGATGCCGACCCGAAATGGCAGAAACGGGATGGCTTTTACCAGTCAGGGACGCGTGAATTTGCGTAATCAAAAGCATGCCCGGGATCCGAGTCCACTGGATCCCGAGTGTGATTCGCCCGGTTCGCGTGACTACAGCCGGGCTTATCTGCGTCATTTATTCATGGCGCGGGAGATGCTGGGGCCAATTCTGATCTCTCTGCATAACATTGCCTTTTATCAGAAACTGGTGCGGGATCTGCGTGAGGCGATTCTGAATGATCAAGTTGAGGAGTTTAGGGCGGTTCACCTTGCCCGCTGGAACGCATCTTTCTAAGATACAGCTTACTTGATTGCTGGATAACTCCTGAAATTGTTTAGGTTTGGGCCAAATTCGAAACAGCAGTGAACCACCCGAGCCTGTTAAACTGATATGAAATTTCTTGCTGGATCGGGTTGCGGGTCAGATCTAAGTGATGCATGAGACTCACTTTATAGATTGCCACGCTGGCCCGGGAAGAGAACGAAATGCACACCTTATTGTCGACTTTGTTAGTACTTGCTCAAGAGACACCCGCCAAACAGCCCGCTGGTCCTTCTTTCCTGGTCCAGTCGCTGCCTTTGATTGTGATCGTGATTTTTTTCTACTTCATCATGTTCCGTCCTCAACAGAAGGAACGGGCGCGACGCGAGCAGGTGCTCAACGAGTTGAAGAAGAATGATCGTGTGGTGACCATCGGTGGGATCATTGGCACGATTGCCAATATTTCAGAGTCAGATCAGGAAGTGACTCTGAAAATTGATGATAATTCCAAGATGAAAGTGCGTCGCAGTGCCATTCAGGGGCTGTATCAGGTTGAAACCAAAGAGACAACAAGCTAGGTTGCGTTTCAACACAGAAGTTTGTCAGTATCTGGCACGAAGTTGTCAGCTTAAATCATCATTGCCGAATGAATCGGCCCAGACAAAAAGAATCGTTTCAGGACTAATTGAATGACAGGGATTGATTTTCACTCAGCAACGCTGCTGGCTCAGGAAGCGACCGAAAAAGCGCCTTCGGGCGTATCCGCCGTCACTATCATCTTAATCCTTCTGGCTGTCTTTGTACTGCCGTTTATTCTGGGGGCGGTGATTTCCCGCGCTCTCAAGTTGAAGGAGTATTCACAGAAGATCGGCCTGGTCCTGTTTGTGGCCATCGTAGCGGCGACTCCCTTTATCTGGCAGATCTCGCATGGCCACGACTGGCGAAATGCCATTCGTCTGGGTATCGACCTGGCCGGCGGTTCGAACATGGTTTTCGAAGTCGATCAGGGTAAAAGCGAAAAAGAGCTTTCCAACGAAGTGATGGACCAGATGGTCGGCGCGATCGGGCGTCGTATCAATCCATCGGGTACGGAAGAAGTCACCGTTCGTAAGGTTGGCCAGAGCCGGATTGAAGTCATTGTTCCGGGAGCCGACACTGAAGACGTACAGCGGATTAAATCGCTGATTACCCGACTGGGGAGCCTGGAATTCGATATCGTCGCAAACCGCCGCGACCATCCCCGTGAAGTTCGACTGGCTATGGAAGCCAAGGGGAAGGATGTGCGTGACAATGAAGGCCGCGTGATCGCCAGCTGGCGTGAAGTCAGCAGCGACGAGCCTTTCAGCACCGACGACCAGATGGTCGTTCGGCCCTACACCCGCAAAGACGGGACCCAGGGACAGGAAGTGCTGGTCATCATCGAGCCTAACGAAGACCGACGCATCACCGGTAAGTACCTGGTGCGGGCCCGTCAGTCGACCGACCAGAACGGTGCACCTGCGGTTGCCTTTACATTCAATGCCCGTGGCGGCACCCTGTTCAGCCAGCTGACATCGAAAAACCGTCCCAGTAAGGATGGTTTCCACCGTCACCTGGCCGTGCTGCTGGACGGTAAAGTTCATTCGGCACCTCGTCTGATCGACACGATTGGATCCGAGGGGCAGATTACCGGTAACTTTACTCAGAAAGAAATTACCGACCTGTTGAACGTCCTGAATGCCGGGGCCCTGGAAGTTCCGCTGAAGCCGGAACCGGTCTCCGAGTTCTCCATCAGCCCGCTGCTGGGTGTTGACGTTCAGCAGAAAGGGAAGCAGGCGATCATCATCGCGGCTGTTGCCGTGATCGTGTTCATGCTGATCTACTATCGTTTCTCCGGCCTGGTGGCCAATATCTGTCTGACGCTGAACCTGTTGCTGGTGATGGGAGCCATGTCTTTCATCAATGCGACCTTCACCCTGCCCGGTCTGGCCGGTCTGGTGCTGACGATTGGTATGGCGGTCGACGCAAACGTACTGATTTTTGAGCGTATCCGGGAAGAGAAAGCCCGGGGCTCCAGCCTGCGAATGGCGATCAATAATGGTTTCTCACGGGCTTTCACTACGATCGTGGACGCCAACCTGACCACGCTGATTGTGGCGGTTGTCTTGTACGTGATTGGTACCGACCAGGTCCGCGGTTTCGCCGTGACGCTGTTTATCGGTATTGTCATGAGTATGTTTACCGCCCTGTATGTCGGGCGTCTGATCTTTGACATCTTCGAACGGAAACGCTGGATCAGCGATCTGAAGATGATGAGTATCGTGGGTGATACCAGTATCGATTTCCTTGGCAAGCGGAAGATTGCCGGCGCCATTTCGGTGGCCCTGATTCTCATCGGCATGGGCGTTGTCATCGCCCGCGGAGAAGAGAACCTGGATATCGACTTCACCGGTGGTACGATGGTGACCTTCGAGTTCGAAGATCAGCAGAACATCGACGACGTCCGCGCCAGCCTGCAGAAGGCATTCGATAGCAGCATTACGCTGGAACAGCTGGAGCTGTCGAACGATCCGACTTCGGAGGGGCGTTTCTTCCGGTTGCGTACCACGATGAATGATGCCGACCTGGAAAACTCCGGTCAGAATGCGGCTGAAGGTATTCGTGAAAAACTGAACGAAGCCTTCGACGGAACCGATCATAAACTTCGGAAAGTAACGATGGACTTTGGCGAGGTGAGAAAACTGACCGGTAGTGCTGATTCACCGGCTGGCACCGAAGTCGAACTGACCTTCAGTGGTGATCTGAAACCCTCGACGGTTGAGACTTACCTCAAAGAAGAGATTGCCAAGATCAAGAACGAAGATGGTTCCGATAAATATGAGCGGATCCCCGAGTTCCAGGTTCAAGGCGCAACCGCTGGTGATAAAGAGGACGAAACGGCAGATGCTTCTGCGGAAGCAGCCCGCCATAAGAAGATGGTTGCCCAGTTTGGTCCTGACCTGTCAGCTGCCGACCTGGAAACTGCGTTAGCTGAGATGAAAACCGTCATGGCAACCACAGCAGTACTGGATGAAGTTAACAGCTTCGACAGCTCTGTGGCCAGCGAGATGCAGGAATCGGCTTTGATGGCGATGCTGATCAGTCTGGTAGCGATCGTGGCTTACATCTGGTTCCGCTTCCAGCGAATCACCTTCGGTCTGGCGGCTGTCGTGGCTTTGGTACATGACGTGCTGGTTGTACTGGGGCTGGTTGCCTTGGGAGCTTACCTGAGCAACACCGCACTGGGGCCGCTGATGGGACTGACCGACTTCAAGATCAACCTGCCTATGATTGCAGCGTTCCTGACGATTGTCGGTTATTCGCTGAACGATACGATCGTGGTCTTCGACCGGATTCGTGAAGTTCGTGGCAAGAACCCTGCTCTGACAACCAGTATGGTCAATGAGAGTCTGAACCAGACGCTGTCTCGTACCTTGCTGACCTCATTAACGACATTGATCGTAGTGCTGATTCTGTACGCGATCGGCGGTGAAGGTATTCACGGCTTCGCTTACTGTCTGGTGCTGGGTGTGTTTGTCGGTACCTACAGCTCGATCTTTATCGCCAGCCCGGTTCTGGTCTGGTTGATGAACCGTCCGGGAAGTGCAACTGCCCGGGCAACTCAGGAAAGCGAAAAGCAGGCCAGCGTCAGCAACAGCTAAGCTGCAAGATGCTCTAAACTGCTCTGAAATAAAAAGGGGCTGACTTTGAAGTCAGCCCCTTTTTTTATATCCATAGTGTCTGTCACAATTGATAGCCACCCATCAGTTCCGTAGGGTGGCTTGTGTTTTTAGCGGGTCTTCTGGCCTTCGACAAAGACAGCTTCGATTGAGCCCGGGAAGGTGATTCCTTCGAAGGGAGACCAGCCGCATTTGGTTTTCAGATCTTCACGCTGGATGGTTACAGGACGTTTGAGATTGAGCACGGTGAGGCTGGCGGTGTAGCCCGGTTCAATTTTGCCGAATTTCAGCGGTGCGATGTACGGGTTGACGAATTCCCCGGGA
The genomic region above belongs to Gimesia chilikensis and contains:
- the yajC gene encoding preprotein translocase subunit YajC, yielding MHTLLSTLLVLAQETPAKQPAGPSFLVQSLPLIVIVIFFYFIMFRPQQKERARREQVLNELKKNDRVVTIGGIIGTIANISESDQEVTLKIDDNSKMKVRRSAIQGLYQVETKETTS
- a CDS encoding type II secretion system F family protein, with the protein product MFKARASMKSLAMLCRSLSTMLESGVPITKSFQLAGRKLGNRRMQESVKEIAVELKAGNDVTSALKLQGNYYPELMVNMVSVAEQSGGLPEVLKALSEHYDQLLNLRKNFVRLIAWPVFQFVAAIMVIALMILVLGLIADARGGEAIDVLGLGLSGPSGALIWLTCTFGSIFVLFVAYQVMDRLWGGKRFFHSLFLRIPVVGNCMRSFAIARFSWAFALTQQAGMNILDSVEASLKATGNGAFIAAIPQVNAAVNDGVDLTDALAGTQLFPEDYIQMVHVGETSGTVPETLERLSPRFQEDAQRSLAALAAVLGWLIWAMVAAFIIFVVFRIAFWYLGIINDALEQI
- a CDS encoding EF-hand domain-containing protein; protein product: MKMNRIVTACALGMAVFSWSSATQAEEGKKGQRPNREEILKKFDKDGDGKLNEEERSAARAARGEKGGQGFNREEFMKKFDKNGDGKLDENERKAAREAREKMGQRGPRMSREELVKKFDKDGDGKLSEAERQEARKAMGGRRPGFDREAMLKKFDKNGDGKLDDAERQAARAEMMKNRGNRGKGAGGKEKAKGKGPKKN
- a CDS encoding enoyl-ACP reductase FabI; the encoded protein is MDFLKLAGKRILVFGVANRKSVAYQTGKVLEEAGAEVIYIVRSEARKESLSKLLKDAPIYICDVEHQQEIDQLQADISQKYDVIHGLVHSIAFADYSAGWLPFHETPRAAFLQAVDISCFSLIAVCNAFKELLDPEQGSVVTISISTTRMAAENYGYMAPVKAALDSSVCFLAKSFSNFSQVRFNAVCPGLLKTSASAGIPGYVDSYLFAEKATLRKSAVQTSEVADTVAFLISPRSSGINSQGIVIDAGMGTNYFDNQIISEQST
- a CDS encoding glycosyltransferase family 9 protein, which produces MNTTDPLARLNQIEAQRICIIKPSALGDVVQTLPILPVLRERFPNARISWVVRDSFANLLEGHPCLDEIIPFQRRSSAGQWWQFLKSLKKQKFDLVIDLQGLLRTGIMTAATRAPWRVGIEAAREGSHLTCNLTIPDTGRYVPAWLKYWRVADAFGQGKLKRTTDIYLSEDDQNWAQEKLYCPEYPLPTLAIHAGAQWITKRWPPESFAAVGAKAIRRFRCQVVLVGTSAERELTGHIEKLLQKFVPTGRVINLAGETTLKQLAAVLQQSDFVLTNDSGPMHLAAGLGTPVTGIFTCTSALRSGPPGDKHELVSTNVSCGGSYNKRCPKRGPQNLCCMEELEVSRVWQALHRLITREAAERTPKAA
- the secD gene encoding protein translocase subunit SecD, with product MTGIDFHSATLLAQEATEKAPSGVSAVTIILILLAVFVLPFILGAVISRALKLKEYSQKIGLVLFVAIVAATPFIWQISHGHDWRNAIRLGIDLAGGSNMVFEVDQGKSEKELSNEVMDQMVGAIGRRINPSGTEEVTVRKVGQSRIEVIVPGADTEDVQRIKSLITRLGSLEFDIVANRRDHPREVRLAMEAKGKDVRDNEGRVIASWREVSSDEPFSTDDQMVVRPYTRKDGTQGQEVLVIIEPNEDRRITGKYLVRARQSTDQNGAPAVAFTFNARGGTLFSQLTSKNRPSKDGFHRHLAVLLDGKVHSAPRLIDTIGSEGQITGNFTQKEITDLLNVLNAGALEVPLKPEPVSEFSISPLLGVDVQQKGKQAIIIAAVAVIVFMLIYYRFSGLVANICLTLNLLLVMGAMSFINATFTLPGLAGLVLTIGMAVDANVLIFERIREEKARGSSLRMAINNGFSRAFTTIVDANLTTLIVAVVLYVIGTDQVRGFAVTLFIGIVMSMFTALYVGRLIFDIFERKRWISDLKMMSIVGDTSIDFLGKRKIAGAISVALILIGMGVVIARGEENLDIDFTGGTMVTFEFEDQQNIDDVRASLQKAFDSSITLEQLELSNDPTSEGRFFRLRTTMNDADLENSGQNAAEGIREKLNEAFDGTDHKLRKVTMDFGEVRKLTGSADSPAGTEVELTFSGDLKPSTVETYLKEEIAKIKNEDGSDKYERIPEFQVQGATAGDKEDETADASAEAARHKKMVAQFGPDLSAADLETALAEMKTVMATTAVLDEVNSFDSSVASEMQESALMAMLISLVAIVAYIWFRFQRITFGLAAVVALVHDVLVVLGLVALGAYLSNTALGPLMGLTDFKINLPMIAAFLTIVGYSLNDTIVVFDRIREVRGKNPALTTSMVNESLNQTLSRTLLTSLTTLIVVLILYAIGGEGIHGFAYCLVLGVFVGTYSSIFIASPVLVWLMNRPGSATARATQESEKQASVSNS
- the tgt gene encoding tRNA guanosine(34) transglycosylase Tgt; amino-acid sequence: MSQFHFELIHTDSRTQARAGRWHTPHGIVDTPAFMPVGTLASVKGLLPEQLKQVGTQQVLANTYHLALRPGAEIVQELGGLHEFMNWDGPILTDSGGFQVFSLAQLTKMDDEQVVFRSHIDGSLFELSPEKAVKIQEQLGADCIMCLDECPPHDVPPEKMQEAVDRTTKWAARCRDAQKRDDQALFGIVQGGTNQKMRERSAEGLLPLEFPGYAIGGLSVGEKPEDMYSTLDFTTPMLPVEKPRYLMGVGRPSDLIEAIMRGVDLFDCVMPTRNGRNGMAFTSQGRVNLRNQKHARDPSPLDPECDSPGSRDYSRAYLRHLFMAREMLGPILISLHNIAFYQKLVRDLREAILNDQVEEFRAVHLARWNASF